atggatagatagatagatagatagatagatagatagatagatagatactttattgatccccaggggaaattcaaggtctcagcagcatacatacaacacaaacacattctttaacagcagaaagagtaattaaagtatataatataaaaacacaactaagcagtaaggacagtagaagataaagaatatgctaaatattatactaaaacaatataaattatactaaaataaaattatactaacacttaatctaaatcaagtcgtggttgaagtttatggatggagtcgtggttgaagtttatggatggagtcgtggttccaaagtttaataaattagacacggatgtcacagtgctctgttttaagtctttttttctcaactaaaaatgctttgcgctagttagggggtacttggctgaaaacttatttcacagggggtacatcactgaaaaaaggttgagaaccactgccatagaaaatctatggggtattgtgaagaggaagatgcgATACGCCATacccaacaatgcagaagagctgaaggccacTATAGAGCAACCTGGGTTCTCATAACACCTGAGCAGTGCCACAGACTGACCGATGCCACGCCGCATTGTTGCAGTAATTCAGGCAAAAGGATTGAGTGCTGTAcatgctcatacttttcatgttcaCACTTTTCAGTTggcaaaaaaactttttttgtatttgcctaattttctaattttctgagatactgaatttgggattttcattagttgtcagttataatcatcaaaattaaaagaaataaacatttgaaatacatctgtgtgtaatgaattaatataatataggcaacaagtttcactttttgaatggaattactgacataaatcaactttttaatgatattctaattatatgaccagcacctgtacaCACTATTTCTACCTACCTGTTCTCTGTTTCTACACACATCCCTGACATCTgataattctgcaaacctactcGGTTCCACCGTCAGAGAACCGGTTCCGTTCCCGTTAGTGAACCAACTTGTTTGAACCGTTCGACTCCGAGCATTTCAACCAATAGTCCTAAACGGTACGGAACGTGGCACCGTGCTtcggacccccccccccttttctgTAGATATCAACTGGTACCATGCGTAAACAAGTCAGCACTACACTGCAGATTAACAAGCATTTCAGTATCTCATTAACTTTCGTTATGCATGCAACACATTATTGATGACGGACCCTTGGTTCGGTTCAAAACTGGTGGAAATGTGGTCTGGTTCACTAGATAGCACGAAAGATCAAAGAATTCTGAACGGAATCGGTTCAAGAATTGCGTTCTCTGTAGGTAAAAAAACATTCGTTGAGTGCtctactgcatgtgtgtgtgttccagtttgaaagacaacccTGAGGGGTTCTACACCTGAGTACGTGGTTTACAAACCCTTTGAAGTTCACTCAGAGTAAGCTTCAGTGACAAACCTGGCCTCTTAAAATACCTCCCTAGTAAATATCATTTTCAGTTTGCATGCTCccgagtgtctgtgtgtttcagagTGCATGAGGACAATCCACTGGTTATGTAAAAGGGATGAAAACTACCAGACACAACAGTACCAGAGCGCAGTTTATTGACAACTGATGAGTACAAAcagttatgagtgtgtgtgttttttcacaCATGTTCACAAAAACATACAAGCACTTTGTTTGAAACCGTTAACCTCATCAtacacgtacgtgtgtgtgtgtgtagcatgacTGAGGTGTACCCTGCCTTTGTAATGCCAGCTGAGCCACAGAAAGAGGAGATAAAACCACATCATCTAAGTGCCAAAGGTAAAGTGCGGTACAGTAAACCAGAGAAACGCGGGACAGCAGCCCCAGGGAACCAGGCACCGTCAACAGCAGACCCTTAAACCACTTCTCAGCACATACACTCtgctctgagagtgtgtgtgtcgtacaGGTAGAGGTGTGGCAGGAGcatcattagtgtgtgtgtgtgtgtgtgtgtgtgtgtgtgtgtgtgtggtacaggtGTGACAGGAGcatcattagtgtgtgtgtgtgtgtgtgtgtgtgtgtgtgtgtgtgtgtgtgtgtgtacattcctTGGACTACAAACAGATAGGATGTAGCGTGACCCTTTGTAAGAGCAGGAAATGACTGTCAGTATGAAAATCTCAAAGTAGCATGAGGGTCAAATTACAGAATCACATGATTACACATaatcccatcacacacacaaacactcaaaacaaGAGCTGTACAGAAACAGATGAGTTTAAAAGGATGTTATTTTTCTGCTTAAGAGATTGCAACTGGTTGTATGACAGAACATTTCATGAGGTCACACAATGAGCATCTCTTCCAGGTCAAAGGGGAACCAGCAGCCAATCAGACGGCTGCTGTATGCAGGATTGAAAACAGAAACAGGAAATGATGTGTGTGGCTCTGACTGGACTTCccctcccagcatgcattgctcTACTTTGTGACTTGGTGGATGCCATGTGCCAGGTATTCCACGTTCCCAGACGTCACACCAGCAACCGAGATGCGTCCGTCTTTGGTCATGTACACAGAGAATTCCTTGGTCAGGCGCtccacctgaaacacacacacacacacaagattaaTTTTAGGTCATTACAGGAGATAACTCCAACCTTTTCATTACACTTAAGTTGGCTCTGCAtgtgattgcgtgtgtgtgttacctgttcaGGTTTAAGTCCAGTGAAGCAGAACATGCCAATTTGGTCAATGACGTGCTGCCAGTTGTGTGTGGACCCCTCCTTCTTCAGGTTGGTCACCAGCATTTCCCTCATCCTAATGATGCGGTCAGCCATACCCTTCACCTCGTCcagcctatacacacacacacccgtgcacgcacgcacgcacacacacacacaaggttatTCACCTGACAGGCCTGAGGAGCTATATACGGTTGATGGTATTTCTGAGTTGTAAGTGAGGACAAGTTGCCTGCCTGGGCACATGCGTGTTTACCAGAGTGCTCTTAGCTCGGGTGTGTTGAGGATGGTGGtggaagtagtgtgtgtgtgtttactagaGTGCTCTTAGATTGGGTGTGTTGAggatggtggtgttggtgtgtgtgtgtgtgtgtgtgtgtgtgtgtgtgtgtgtttaccaaagTGCTCTTAGATCGGGTGTGTTGAggatggtggtgttggtgtgtgtgtgtgtgtgtgtgtgtgtgtgtgtgtgtttaccaaagTGCTCTTGGATCGGGTGTGTTGAGGATGGTGGAAGTGATGagagtgtgcatgcgtgtttgtgaACGTGTTTGCGCGTGTTCgcatgcgtgcgcgtgtgtgtgagcgcgcacCAGAGTCTCAGGTGTGTGGaggcgatgcgtgtgtgtgtgtgtgtttaccaaagTGCACGTAGCTCAGGTGTGTGGAggcgatgtgtgtgtttttttgagtgtgtgtttttactagagtgtgtgtgtgtgtgtgtgtttaccagaGTGAGCGTAGCTCAGGTGTGTGGAGGATGGTGGAGGCGATGCGTGCTCCGTTCATTGGCGGGTTGGAGTAAATGGGACGAATCAGAATCTTCAGCTGAGACTCCACCCTCTTAGCCTCCTCTGCGTCCGCACACACCACTGTGAACCCTCCCACACGctcacctaacacacacacacacacacagtctcaaacatgtaaataaatgtgcactCTGCCagcaatgaaacacacacatgcacaatgaGTCTCAAACATATAAATGAATGTGCTCACCTCCAGCAATTAAACACTTTCAgccacacagacaaagagacacagacacactgacatactGACCGTAGAGGCCCATGTTCTTGGCAAAGGACTGGGAGAGGAGGACGTTGTGGCCCTGTTCGATGAAGTACCTCACGGCCCAGGCGTCGCGGTCGATGTCCCCGCTGGCGAAACCCTGATAGGCCATATCAAAGAACACCAGCAGCTTCCTCTTCTGCAGGGGAATATTGATAGATAGTCAATATATTCATTTCACCTTCATTTTTAGCATTTCAGTCCTAATTTAACTTTACACACACAACTCAAACAGCGGTTAATTCACCTAATGAATCCGCCAGAACACCTGCAGAGAACTTAAGTTCTTCCTTCGGTGCCACACAAACTCTGTGGGGGGTTCCTGACACATGCTAATTCAACCAGTTTAAAGTTTGTGTCTCAAACTATCTGGAGATACTGTATGAGTGGACACGTTCTGGACAGCGATTTAAGTCATTTGCATGGCTCAAACTAGCATATGTTGTGCAGAAATACATATGAAATTATTTGTTGTCCTGAATAACTCAACAATCCTCCATACACAAAGCTGCAAATGAACCTCCATATGCTCCAAACAGAGCTCTGTGATATGTTTGGCTCCAAATCTCAtgtaatgcaatgcaatgccaTACATGATACAAGAATGAATACTAATCTGGACATAGGACAGATAATCTCAcgaccgcacgcacacacacaccttgatgaCTTCTGACATCTCCTTCCACTGCTCCGGCCGGGGGTCGACCCCAGTGGGGTTGTGGGCGCATGCGTGCAGCATGATCACGTTGTGCTCTGGAATTTTCTGGAACAAGAACAATAACAACCACATTTAGAGATCATTCTTTCATGAAGGGCTGCTCGACTATTTCAAAAATCATTATCAcgattatttttattattacttccATGTGTGTTCCAACTCACTATTCTGCCggtcatccatccattcattaatttaatttcattatcTGTCCATGTTCTAGACTTtcgttctctccctccatcccttttTTCACctttaatcaattaattcaATGACCTAACCAATCAAATGATCATGTGATACAACAACTGGCATCCAGCGAACAGCTCACTGATCTGATTATCTATGAGGACCTCCACATGCCTGTGTGATAGTGTATAggcctccggcctcgtggctacggccgaacaacacccgtgggaatatccatgaccaaccccactctcactcgtgctatattgcttaattaatCATCGGACCAATAAGCAGAATCAACAATGGCATTAACATTGATCAAATCCCATCAATTCCCTACTCGACACATTTCCTGAGTGAGAGCTGCGCTATAGGAGATGGACGTACCGAGATGTCGTCGAGGGCCCCGGTGAAGTCGAAGCCACAGGTTGTGGGGTCGTAGTAGCGGTAGGACTTGAGCTGCATGCCCGCGTCACGGAAGATGGGGGTGTGGTTCCCCCAAGACGGCTTAGGGAGATACACGTCCTTCGCCACCGTGTGGAAACGAGACTGTGGGATCACAGGCgcaagcacagacacaaacacaagcacagtcAGAGAGacattttatccaaagcaacttacaaaaatgagtaataacattcaagctacagtgcagaggaccAGAGCATTTAATACTACATCAATCAATACTATTACCAGAGGAGGCAGCGACTGCAGAACCTGACGTGGCATAATATCTCATTATACACCATAAAGATACAGGAAGACACAACAGGAGGAAGTGACATACCAGGAAGTTGGATCCGATCCGGAGTGATCCAGTGCCTGATATGGTCTGGACTGTTATGGTCTGAGACACAAAGAAGAAAAGAACACTGCTTCACACAGGTGAAAAACACACAGtacatgacagacagacacaaacacactgaacaACTGAAGTAAACAATTACTATACAGGTTTATACAGTACATCcgtgacacaaacaaacacacaaaacgcTGCTTAGTGCATATGCAATATattcgacacacacacaggtgtataCATCctcaagacacacatacagcatagcacacacatgtacacacgatACCACAGAAACACCGCTAAATGGATCAAAGATACCACacactatacaaacacacagatggagtacacatcacacaaacacgcacttACCCGTTTGCTTTTGAGCACCTCGCTGTCGGATCCCAGAGCCAGTTCAGCACAGGCCTTACTGAAGTCCCCCAAACCACCGATGGGCAAGTACTCCTTATCCAGCTGTTTAGAGGCAATCAGAGCCTctgcctacaaacacacacacacacacttctggtcATATTTACATCGGAAACCTATGTTGTGCCGGGCTCTGCATACCGAGCTGTTTGTAAGTGATGAGCGGCTCTGCCTTGACACATaggcctcctccaccaccttcacatttatacacacaagGGTTAAACAGACCTAACACTCATACCATGGAACACGGCCTGGTACAGCAACGCGAGTGTGATATTTACTGAAACAACTgcatgagatggagagagagcagaggagagtgagagagagtaaaggaagagaaggagggagcgagagtaaaggaagagaaggagggagcgagagtaaaggaagagaaggagggagcgaGCGTGTTAGAGAGAGGAGCTCTGGCCAGGGTAAGGCAGCAGAGCCATGTGTGTGCAGTTTAgccataaataataataaaaaaaacatatgttAATAGTTAAGCATGACTCAAaaacacatgctaacacagcCCAAATCGCCAATGTTTccacccccacacaaacacacacacacacacacacacacactcttgcgcCTCGCCTCCTACCCACCCCTCTGATCCTCCCGTCCCATGCAGCCAATCCTagaaggacaaacacacacacacacacacacctcttctgcAATGGGCTTTCGACCTTTCTGCCCTGTAGCTTTTTGACCATGTATGCGTCTCTCGCTCACCAAAACCAGCAAATGCCAGTATCAGCAATCTCAGGCAACACTGACATTCTACAGAAACAGGAAGAGATCATTACCTACCACTAGTAAAACGACTATATGCATGGGCTATGTGCTTTAAAAATCTCTTAGGTTCTCAGTTCTTGGTCTCAAACACAAAGAGGTCAAAAGACACAGGCGGCCCTGTGATGTGTGCCTGTTGCTCTGCAtactggactgtgtgtgtgcgtgcgtctttGCCAAATGCGTCTGAGTACCTTGCGGACACAGCTGAGCACGAAGGGTTTTCCGTTGTCGTCACGGTATGCCCCCACACCCAGGTTCATCTTCTTGGGGTTGGTGTCGCGCTTGAACGCCTCTGTCACCCCGAGAATGGGATCTGGGGGTCCCATCTGCACCTCGGTCCACCAGGAGctggcgcgcacacacacacacacacacgaggtaaAGACAAGCAAAATAACCCAGACAAGCAATCTAATGCTGCATAACAGGTCTATATTGACagaagttaaaacatttcagAACTCTGGCAAATTAACTCTCTTTCATCAGATGAAAATGCATGTTTTGAGCAGTGCCATCTATTCTGACATTTCGGTGCGTGAACTAAGCGTGATCTGCTGGGCTTTAAGGGGTTTTTATACAACTTTATATAAACAGACCAGGCTTCTAATTGAgacctgcctttatttgtcaaACCTGTACAAAAACAGGCTGGTGAAAGGAGCCTGCGTCTAATTTGGATTTAGAGTTTTTACGGTATATGTACAATGTGATGTGCAAGCATTTGAGCAtgcataaattataataatgtgtgttttgtgtgtaggctacacttttAGGATGTGTCTGCaggggtgtgtatgtatagCGAGGTGCATCTGTGTGAGGTCAGGGAAGAGCCACTGAAGAAAAGGTCACTTCTGGGGTTGAGTTACATGCACCGCAGCCGCGCGTGCGTGGACACAACTCGAACCCGTGCACTGGGTATCCTACCTACACACAGTTGACACTCAGCTGTTTCTGCTCGCCCATGTAGCACTGGGTTAGTTGAGAGTTAACAAGATATTGGTTCACAGTGCCCAAGTCCAACTGAAGCAAATCATCATGGTATCTCTTTGATCagccgttttttttttcctttatcaGTGCAAAGTCCACTATGTAGTCCGATAAGGACATCTGCGGTAGTCACGGCGGTGGAGTATGTAGGATCTTTATCGGATCTCTCAAGTGTCTTGTCTTAATAGGATAAGATTAGTGCTGAAACGCAACTATAAGAAGTCGTCTAAGCTAATCAAACCACTGCTAGCTCTTAAATCTCGCACATTTTACTTATTCATGCGGCCCCTAGTTTTAGAGACGTGACTGAACACACCTCGTGAATGGCCTGCGTGTGGGTTGCTATGCATCTTCATGGCGTCAGAGAATGGAAGCTCGATTTACGCTAGGCCTGCCTGCGCGTGCGATGGGAGATACGGGATGCTTCAAAAACTTTCTGTGTAGTGTGTACATCACTAGAGCTACAGTAATCAATATCAGTCGTGTTCAAATAACACTGATCGAAATTATAAGCGCAGGCTGTTTGTCCTCTAGGATCCTCTCAAAAGGACACGAGCATCAGTCATTACGCTACAGTGAGAAGCGGAAAACATCTCACCAATCGGTGACTAGAGGGCAACACACATTAGCCAATCATATCTTAGATAAGCACACGTACGGTGTCCTCTACGGATCAAAAATTAGAACACGTTCTGACCCGCAACGCCGAAACCACAGCATTCCTAAACCAATAATGCATTTAGGCCTACATTGGCGAACAAGAAAGGGCGCTTTACAAAAGAGGGATATTGGTTATTGTCTGTAGCCATTTACAAAACGGCCCCTGTGTCTAGAGCAGCTCTCAAGTTGCACATCCTTCTCAATTTCAGACCAAAAAAATGGCCCGAATAGTGATTCCCAGCTCGTTTAAGATTGGCAACTTAACGTTTGTAGGCCTAAGGGCGCACGGTTCACTTAACACAATAATGAAAAACATCATCATAAAGTCTTGTGATCATGAAGACGATTACACCTCACGGTCACCACAGCCACATCGCAATCATTCAATGATA
The Alosa alosa isolate M-15738 ecotype Scorff River chromosome 21, AALO_Geno_1.1, whole genome shotgun sequence genome window above contains:
- the got2b gene encoding glutamic-oxaloacetic transaminase 2b, mitochondrial, with the protein product MALLKTSKLVSAVGAFSPSLGVFPSRASSWWTEVQMGPPDPILGVTEAFKRDTNPKKMNLGVGAYRDDNGKPFVLSCVRKAEALIASKQLDKEYLPIGGLGDFSKACAELALGSDSEVLKSKRTITVQTISGTGSLRIGSNFLSRFHTVAKDVYLPKPSWGNHTPIFRDAGMQLKSYRYYDPTTCGFDFTGALDDISKIPEHNVIMLHACAHNPTGVDPRPEQWKEMSEVIKKRKLLVFFDMAYQGFASGDIDRDAWAVRYFIEQGHNVLLSQSFAKNMGLYGERVGGFTVVCADAEEAKRVESQLKILIRPIYSNPPMNGARIASTILHTPELRSLWLDEVKGMADRIIRMREMLVTNLKKEGSTHNWQHVIDQIGMFCFTGLKPEQVERLTKEFSVYMTKDGRISVAGVTSGNVEYLAHGIHQVTK